In one window of Limnothrix sp. FACHB-406 DNA:
- a CDS encoding MHYT domain-containing protein — translation MEPLLSPVFGMYDWSLVSASLAIAIVASYTALDVAGRLRLAQTVRQQTLWLVSGSLAMGVGIWSMHFVGMLAFQLPMAVHYDLNTTLLSLFWALIASGIGLYVMSRSTVRFSLLVGGLCMGLAIVAMHYTGMAAMQLPGEVHYSWLGVGASVVIALVSAYGAAWLSLRLGRSGMEAAGSGVPFTWQSFSSAIIMGCGIGGMHYTAMASTQFWMVNHSVFGFSEQTPDLPIGSGGLNQPSNLPSITSAGLAVDVALGAIVILVIALAISTFERMLDRQRVREQTLSESEMRFRLLIDRLPTGVLLVDAGGRILSCNPMAAKLLGTSVEALQGQIFHAGLPTLNPNDFTLGQDLMPLQQILALGEPDATVPDRPMVNRGVGNLLKANFTGFSSSFSASLGWDGGETGSGGATNRSAGQSWTTDRTTNPQWRLANTILSLNEGEQRRWLLVNADPILNEDQQVERVVCSLTDITDRRLAELALQKTARRETTIARVIQRMRRTLELQTILDTTTSELQQIIECDRVLVYRFEPNWSGRVVSEAVVPGWTPVYNNTTIERIAVDRPECIIKTIDSQNLLIQDTYLQDTQGGSYQTTRSCRCVSDIYAYGFDDCYLRLLEALEARAYIIVPIFCREQLWGLLACYQNGQPRSWTEVEVASVVRIAEQFGVAVQQAELLAKTQQQTTELLAAKEEADRANRAKSHFLAQMSHELRTPLNAILGFTQLMARDPSLSLTHRQQTNIVNRSGEHLLGLINSILDMSKIEAAQMTLQLERFDLHRLLDTLQDLLTVKAESKGLVLLFERSATLPQFVITDQNRLRQILLNLLGNALKFTDRGRVILTARELSTTPIGERSSLIAETPATREADPAAIGLEFNISDTGPGLSAEEIAQLFRPFEQTAVGQRSGQGTGLGLSISREFARLLGGDISVYSQPQTGATFTVTIQAQRAEISGAIDSASQQPILRLAPGQPAYVILVADDHADSRALLTDLLNQVGFQTITAINGQMAVELWQQHHPQAIFMDMKMPGLDGYAASRLIKSQPGGHQTLIIALTASAFDQDRAAILAAGCDDLICKPFNFTDLLELLGQKLGVQYLYQAPAEPEPNTAPIDADPHTLLAQLASLPDPWQQQFRSAVTRGSDSQALQLLEALPDSANALRQVFSQWIDGLRFDRVLELLDEAQSAP, via the coding sequence ATGGAGCCTCTGCTGAGTCCCGTTTTTGGGATGTATGACTGGTCGTTGGTTAGTGCTTCGCTGGCGATCGCGATCGTCGCATCCTACACGGCCCTCGATGTGGCGGGCCGGTTGCGCCTGGCCCAAACCGTGCGCCAACAGACGCTGTGGTTGGTCAGTGGCAGCCTGGCCATGGGGGTGGGCATTTGGTCCATGCACTTTGTGGGCATGTTGGCCTTTCAGTTGCCCATGGCCGTTCACTACGACCTCAACACCACGTTGCTGTCCTTGTTTTGGGCCCTGATCGCCTCGGGGATTGGCCTGTATGTCATGAGCCGCAGCACAGTGCGTTTTTCACTGTTGGTGGGGGGGCTGTGCATGGGGCTGGCGATCGTGGCGATGCACTATACCGGCATGGCAGCGATGCAGTTGCCTGGCGAGGTTCACTATTCCTGGCTGGGGGTTGGTGCTTCTGTGGTGATTGCCCTGGTGTCTGCCTATGGGGCGGCCTGGCTGTCGCTGCGGTTGGGGCGATCGGGCATGGAAGCGGCTGGCAGTGGCGTTCCCTTTACCTGGCAGTCCTTCAGCAGCGCCATCATTATGGGTTGCGGAATTGGGGGGATGCACTACACCGCCATGGCCAGCACGCAGTTTTGGATGGTGAATCACTCGGTTTTTGGGTTTTCGGAACAGACCCCGGATCTCCCGATCGGGAGCGGGGGTCTCAATCAGCCCTCCAACTTGCCCAGCATCACTTCAGCGGGGTTGGCGGTGGATGTGGCCTTGGGGGCGATCGTCATTTTGGTGATTGCTCTGGCCATTTCAACGTTTGAGCGGATGCTCGATCGACAGCGAGTGCGAGAGCAAACCCTCAGCGAAAGTGAGATGCGGTTTCGACTGCTGATCGATCGCCTGCCAACGGGGGTGTTGCTGGTGGACGCGGGTGGGCGCATTTTGTCTTGCAATCCCATGGCGGCCAAGCTGTTGGGCACTTCTGTGGAGGCCCTTCAGGGGCAAATTTTCCATGCGGGGTTGCCCACCCTCAATCCCAATGATTTCACCCTTGGCCAAGATCTGATGCCGCTTCAGCAGATTTTGGCGTTGGGGGAGCCGGATGCCACCGTGCCCGATCGCCCGATGGTGAACCGAGGCGTGGGCAACCTGCTGAAAGCCAATTTCACCGGCTTCAGTTCCAGCTTCAGCGCCAGTTTGGGTTGGGATGGGGGAGAAACCGGCAGCGGTGGGGCCACCAATCGATCGGCGGGGCAATCTTGGACAACCGATCGCACCACCAATCCCCAATGGCGCTTGGCCAACACCATCTTGAGCTTGAACGAAGGTGAACAGCGGCGCTGGTTGTTGGTCAACGCGGATCCAATTCTGAATGAAGATCAGCAGGTGGAGCGGGTGGTTTGTTCCCTAACGGACATTACCGATCGCCGGCTGGCTGAGTTAGCCCTCCAAAAAACTGCCCGCCGCGAAACCACCATCGCCCGCGTGATTCAGCGAATGCGGCGCACCTTGGAGCTGCAAACCATCCTGGACACCACCACCAGCGAGCTTCAGCAAATTATTGAGTGCGATCGTGTTTTGGTCTATCGCTTTGAGCCGAACTGGAGCGGGCGAGTGGTTTCGGAGGCCGTGGTTCCCGGTTGGACACCGGTTTATAACAACACCACCATTGAGCGAATTGCGGTCGATCGCCCGGAATGCATTATCAAAACGATCGATAGCCAAAACCTGTTGATCCAAGACACCTACCTCCAGGACACCCAAGGGGGCAGCTACCAAACCACCCGCAGTTGTCGCTGCGTCAGTGATATTTATGCCTACGGTTTCGATGATTGCTATCTCCGATTGTTAGAGGCCTTGGAAGCCAGGGCCTATATCATCGTGCCGATTTTCTGCCGGGAACAGTTGTGGGGCCTGTTGGCTTGCTACCAAAATGGCCAGCCGCGCAGTTGGACGGAGGTGGAAGTGGCCAGCGTGGTGCGGATTGCTGAGCAATTTGGCGTGGCCGTGCAACAGGCCGAACTGCTCGCCAAAACCCAACAGCAAACGACCGAGCTGTTGGCCGCCAAGGAAGAGGCCGATCGAGCCAACCGGGCCAAAAGTCACTTTTTAGCCCAAATGAGCCACGAACTCCGCACCCCCTTGAATGCGATTTTGGGCTTTACCCAACTGATGGCGCGTGATCCGTCCCTTTCCCTGACCCACCGCCAGCAGACCAATATTGTGAACCGCAGCGGCGAGCATCTCCTGGGCCTGATCAATAGCATTTTGGATATGTCCAAAATCGAAGCGGCCCAAATGACGCTGCAACTGGAACGGTTTGATCTGCACCGGTTGCTAGACACCTTGCAAGACCTGTTGACCGTGAAGGCGGAAAGCAAGGGGTTGGTGTTGCTTTTTGAGCGATCGGCCACCCTGCCGCAATTTGTGATCACAGATCAGAACCGATTGCGGCAAATTTTGCTGAATCTGTTGGGTAATGCGTTGAAATTTACCGATCGGGGGCGGGTGATTTTGACGGCGCGGGAACTGTCAACCACCCCGATCGGGGAGCGATCGTCACTGATCGCCGAGACCCCGGCCACCCGCGAGGCCGACCCCGCCGCCATTGGCCTGGAGTTCAACATCAGCGACACGGGGCCGGGCCTATCTGCCGAAGAAATTGCCCAACTGTTTCGGCCCTTTGAGCAAACAGCCGTTGGCCAGCGATCGGGTCAGGGAACCGGGTTGGGCCTGTCCATTTCTCGGGAATTTGCCCGTTTGTTGGGCGGCGACATCTCGGTTTATAGTCAACCGCAAACGGGAGCCACCTTCACGGTCACGATCCAAGCCCAGCGGGCAGAAATCAGCGGCGCGATCGACTCCGCTTCCCAGCAACCCATCCTGCGGCTGGCTCCGGGGCAACCGGCCTATGTGATTTTGGTGGCCGATGACCATGCGGACAGCCGCGCCCTGCTCACGGACTTGCTGAATCAAGTGGGCTTTCAGACCATCACTGCCATCAATGGTCAAATGGCTGTCGAACTGTGGCAACAGCACCACCCCCAGGCCATCTTTATGGATATGAAAATGCCTGGTTTGGATGGTTACGCGGCTAGCCGCCTGATCAAATCCCAGCCCGGCGGCCACCAAACTCTGATCATTGCTTTAACGGCCAGCGCTTTTGATCAAGATCGAGCGGCAATTTTGGCGGCTGGCTGTGATGATTTGATCTGTAAGCCTTTTAACTTCACCGATCTGCTGGAGTTGCTGGGTCAAAAATTAGGAGTGCAATACCTCTACCAAGCGCCTGCGGAACCAGAACCCAACACCGCCCCGATCGATGCGGATCCCCATACCTTGCTAGCCCAACTGGCGAGCTTGCCTGATCCTTGGCAACAACAATTCCGATCGGCCGTCACCCGAGGCAGTGATAGCCAAGCCTTGCAGCTTTTGGAGGCGCTGCCGGACAGTGCCAACGCCTTGCGGCAAGTCTTCAGCCAATGGATTGACGGTTTGCGGTTCGATCGGGTGTTGGAATTACTGGATGAAGCGCAATCCGCCCCCTAG
- a CDS encoding bifunctional diguanylate cyclase/phosphodiesterase — protein MSHPPSDQPPPDSPAATHTPLAGHLPRGVSEFQEPGLDRSSGWPHADQPLDRPAAAAVIAPDRAATSAMADINADINADTHIEPASFQQVDLQPADILIVDDTPENLKLLAALLASEHYQIRKAINGSMALRAVAADPPDLILLDIMMPDMDGYSVCQALKADPSTADIPVIFLSGLSDAFDKVRAFETGGSDYITKPFHGQEVLARVRTHLQARSAQQRMAELNLDLERRVRERTWALEQANAALHTEIQERQRLQEQLMDLVLRDDLTGLPNRTAFTRELAERFQAARQAQADRVAVLFVDCDRFKVVNDSLGHFVGDQLLISLAQRLQGLLEPPHLMARFGGDEFTLLLQGPDPLALAQTYADRVMEALQRSFKLQGHEIFTNASIGIAVDSDNYSHPEHLLRDADAAMYQAKTMGRGQYQQFNKAMHRYALQTLEMETELRHALQNQALQVAYQPIVCVATGVLVGCEALVRWPHPVHGYVPPSMFIPVAEETGLIVAIGEFVLTEALKQIQQWNRDRPGDRPLFVSVNLSVRQINQQDFLEKFNQIVQNLAADLSCLKLEITEGVFMGHTPQNIAVLNNLRDRQIQICVDDFGTGYSSLSYLQKLPVDILKIDRSFITPLDESHERGELVAAIIHIAQTMQKQIVAEGVETIAQLQKLQEFKCDFIQGYWVAKPLTVAEMENFLSDYPIKSWSRQG, from the coding sequence ATGTCACATCCCCCATCTGACCAGCCACCACCGGACTCGCCTGCCGCCACTCACACACCGCTTGCGGGGCACTTGCCCAGGGGCGTGAGTGAATTCCAGGAGCCTGGCCTGGATCGATCGAGCGGCTGGCCCCACGCCGACCAACCGCTCGATCGACCCGCGGCCGCTGCGGTGATCGCTCCCGATCGGGCTGCGACCTCGGCAATGGCTGACATTAATGCTGACATTAACGCTGACACCCATATCGAGCCAGCTAGTTTTCAACAGGTGGATCTCCAGCCGGCCGATATCTTGATTGTGGATGATACCCCCGAAAACCTGAAGCTCTTGGCAGCCCTCTTAGCCAGTGAGCACTATCAAATCCGCAAGGCGATCAACGGTTCCATGGCCTTGCGGGCCGTGGCCGCCGACCCGCCAGATTTGATCCTGCTCGATATCATGATGCCGGACATGGACGGCTACAGCGTTTGCCAGGCCCTGAAGGCGGATCCCAGCACGGCCGACATTCCCGTCATTTTTCTCAGTGGCCTCAGTGATGCCTTCGACAAAGTGCGGGCCTTTGAAACGGGTGGCTCAGACTACATCACCAAACCCTTCCATGGCCAGGAAGTGCTGGCCCGGGTACGTACCCACTTGCAGGCGCGATCGGCTCAGCAGCGGATGGCCGAGCTGAACTTGGACTTGGAACGGCGTGTGCGGGAGCGCACTTGGGCCCTGGAGCAGGCGAATGCGGCCCTGCATACGGAAATTCAAGAGCGCCAACGGCTACAAGAACAACTGATGGATCTGGTGCTGCGGGATGACCTCACGGGGTTGCCCAACCGGACTGCTTTTACGCGGGAGTTGGCGGAACGGTTTCAAGCCGCTCGCCAAGCCCAAGCTGATCGGGTAGCAGTGCTGTTTGTTGACTGCGATCGCTTCAAAGTGGTGAACGATTCCTTGGGGCACTTTGTGGGCGATCAACTGCTAATTAGCCTGGCTCAACGGCTTCAGGGCTTGCTGGAGCCGCCCCACCTCATGGCGCGATTCGGAGGCGATGAATTCACCCTGCTGCTACAGGGGCCCGATCCCCTTGCCTTGGCCCAAACCTATGCCGATCGGGTCATGGAAGCCTTGCAGCGATCGTTTAAGCTCCAGGGCCATGAAATTTTCACCAACGCCAGCATTGGCATTGCCGTAGACTCCGACAACTACAGCCATCCGGAACACTTGCTGCGGGATGCCGATGCGGCCATGTACCAAGCCAAAACCATGGGCCGGGGTCAATACCAACAGTTCAACAAGGCCATGCATCGCTACGCCCTCCAAACCCTGGAGATGGAAACCGAGCTGCGCCATGCCCTCCAAAACCAGGCGCTGCAAGTGGCCTATCAACCCATTGTTTGCGTGGCCACGGGGGTGTTGGTCGGTTGCGAAGCCCTGGTGCGCTGGCCCCATCCCGTTCATGGTTATGTGCCCCCTTCGATGTTTATTCCCGTCGCAGAAGAGACAGGATTAATTGTGGCGATCGGGGAATTTGTGTTAACCGAAGCGCTGAAACAGATCCAACAGTGGAATCGCGATCGCCCGGGCGATCGACCTTTATTTGTGAGCGTGAATCTTTCGGTTCGCCAAATTAACCAACAGGATTTTTTGGAAAAATTCAATCAAATTGTTCAGAATTTGGCCGCAGATCTTTCCTGTCTCAAGCTAGAAATTACCGAAGGGGTGTTTATGGGTCATACCCCTCAAAACATTGCCGTTTTGAATAATTTGCGCGATCGACAAATTCAAATTTGCGTCGATGATTTTGGAACGGGCTACTCATCCCTGAGTTATTTACAGAAACTGCCCGTGGATATTCTCAAGATCGATCGCTCCTTCATCACGCCCCTGGATGAGTCCCACGAACGGGGCGAACTCGTGGCCGCCATCATCCACATTGCCCAAACCATGCAAAAACAGATTGTGGCGGAAGGCGTTGAAACGATCGCTCAACTCCAAAAATTACAAGAATTTAAATGTGACTTCATTCAAGGCTATTGGGTGGCTAAACCCCTCACGGTTGCCGAAATGGAGAATTTTTTGAGCGACTATCCCATTAAATCCTGGTCTCGTCAGGGTTGA
- a CDS encoding response regulator, with protein MNATVAPAMSTQSDTKEDILIVDDTIANIQFLSSLLVEQGYLVRKALNGPMALQSIHADPPSLILLDINMPGMNGYEVCRVLKENDQLKKIPIIFLSALDSAQDKVQAFQMGGADYITKPFQLEEVIARIENQLALKRAQESLLAQNLTLQRVLEELRQTHLRLLQQEKMASIGQLAAGMAHEINNPLSFIAGNLSPAREYLATLFELLDQYQAACPNPPESVQRILKEIDLEFIARDFKSLVDAMQNGVDRIQSIILALRIFSRLGEAEIKSVNLHDGLDSTLLLLNQPLADLKIRVIKTYGDLPPVKCHAGQVNQVFLNILNNAIEALSSAVQKQQLQEDPTIWICTERTSPTTIQVRIRDNGVGISPEVQRQLFDPFFTTKPIGQGVGLNLASSYQIIVNHHHGQLTVESAKGVGAEFCIELPIALRAEAV; from the coding sequence ATGAATGCCACGGTTGCACCCGCGATGTCTACCCAATCGGACACAAAAGAGGACATTCTGATTGTTGACGACACGATCGCCAACATTCAGTTCCTATCGTCCCTCTTAGTAGAACAGGGTTACTTGGTTCGCAAGGCCCTCAATGGCCCCATGGCTTTGCAATCAATCCATGCCGATCCGCCCAGCTTGATTCTGTTGGATATCAACATGCCGGGCATGAATGGCTATGAAGTTTGTCGAGTCCTCAAGGAAAATGATCAGCTTAAAAAGATTCCAATTATTTTCTTGAGCGCCCTGGATAGTGCCCAGGATAAAGTGCAAGCCTTTCAAATGGGCGGCGCTGACTACATCACCAAGCCTTTTCAGTTAGAAGAAGTCATTGCCCGCATTGAAAATCAGCTTGCTCTGAAGCGGGCCCAGGAGAGTCTTCTTGCCCAAAACTTAACCCTGCAAAGGGTTTTGGAAGAATTGCGCCAAACCCATTTGCGGCTGTTGCAGCAGGAAAAAATGGCCAGCATTGGTCAGTTGGCTGCGGGAATGGCCCATGAAATTAATAATCCCCTGAGTTTTATTGCGGGTAATTTGTCGCCTGCAAGGGAGTATTTGGCCACGCTGTTTGAGTTGCTGGATCAGTATCAAGCGGCTTGTCCTAATCCACCGGAGTCGGTGCAAAGGATTCTGAAAGAAATTGATTTAGAGTTCATTGCCCGTGACTTTAAATCACTGGTGGATGCGATGCAAAACGGGGTCGATCGCATTCAGTCAATTATTCTGGCTTTGCGCATTTTTTCGCGATTAGGAGAAGCCGAAATTAAGTCGGTGAACTTGCATGATGGGCTGGACAGCACTTTGCTGTTGCTGAATCAACCCCTAGCCGATTTAAAAATCCGCGTGATTAAAACCTATGGAGATTTGCCGCCTGTGAAGTGCCATGCGGGCCAGGTGAATCAGGTTTTTTTGAATATTCTGAATAATGCGATCGAGGCGTTGAGTTCTGCGGTGCAAAAACAGCAACTTCAAGAAGATCCGACGATTTGGATTTGTACCGAACGCACCAGCCCCACCACCATTCAGGTGCGAATTCGGGACAACGGGGTGGGAATTTCCCCAGAAGTTCAGCGCCAATTGTTTGACCCCTTCTTCACCACAAAACCGATCGGGCAAGGGGTGGGCTTAAATTTAGCCAGTAGCTATCAAATCATCGTGAATCATCACCACGGGCAATTAACTGTTGAGTCAGCCAAGGGAGTGGGGGCTGAATTCTGCATTGAGTTGCCGATCGCCCTGCGTGCCGAGGCCGTTTAA
- the rbfA gene encoding 30S ribosome-binding factor RbfA: MATNRRVARVAEMIRREVSQMLMNDIKDDRVGLGMVSVTDVDVSGDLQHAKIFVSVYGTTEAREAAMAGLRSATGYVRSELGQRVRLRRTPEVIFIEDSSIERGSRVLSLLEQLEQHRKEHPLDLETDHQNGADAALVDVDDELDDDLDDEFDDELDDEFEDEFDDEELDFKN; this comes from the coding sequence ATGGCTACAAACCGGCGAGTCGCGCGGGTGGCGGAAATGATTCGGCGCGAAGTCAGCCAGATGCTGATGAATGATATCAAGGACGATCGGGTGGGGCTGGGGATGGTCAGCGTCACCGATGTGGATGTGTCCGGCGATTTGCAACATGCCAAGATTTTTGTCAGTGTCTATGGCACGACGGAAGCTCGCGAAGCCGCCATGGCCGGTTTACGATCGGCTACTGGCTATGTGCGCAGTGAGTTGGGGCAGCGGGTGCGGCTGCGACGAACCCCGGAAGTGATTTTTATCGAAGATAGTTCGATCGAGCGGGGAAGCCGCGTTCTCAGTCTTTTGGAACAGCTTGAACAACACCGCAAAGAACATCCCCTAGACTTGGAGACGGATCACCAAAATGGGGCCGATGCAGCCTTAGTTGATGTTGATGATGAACTAGATGACGACCTAGATGATGAATTCGATGATGAGCTGGACGACGAATTTGAAGACGAATTCGACGATGAAGAGTTGGATTTCAAAAATTAA
- a CDS encoding DUF751 family protein, with amino-acid sequence MQDFLNNVLRYPRFLISFSLGVVLTLLSPFTGLMKDRRSAIAVGCLFASALGFVFFTLRAMLGLAEVQ; translated from the coding sequence ATGCAAGACTTTTTGAATAACGTTTTACGCTATCCCCGCTTTCTAATTAGCTTCAGCCTGGGCGTGGTGCTCACGCTGCTCTCGCCCTTTACGGGATTAATGAAAGACCGGCGATCGGCCATTGCCGTGGGCTGCTTATTTGCCTCTGCCTTGGGATTTGTGTTCTTCACGCTGCGGGCCATGTTGGGCTTGGCGGAAGTTCAATAA
- a CDS encoding NAD(P)H-dependent glycerol-3-phosphate dehydrogenase: MINTARGDRVDMAPVTIAIIGAGVWGAALARLARQNPQAIVRLWSRRSPESLAEAIGGANFVLSAVSMKGVSDSIARLAATEMPPSTVLITATKGLDAQSHQTPSQMWHSAFPQNPIVVLSGPNLSQEIEHGLPAATVVASYDQGAAEAAQRLFASNVLRVYANLDPIGTELGGTLKNVMAIAAGVCDGLQLGTNAKAALLTRALPEMIRIGTHLGAQAETFFGLAGLGDLLATCNSALSRNYQVGYGLAQGKPLDRVLAEIHSTVEGINTVEVLVAIAREQQIPVPIARQVHRLLHGQITPQQAVRALIDRDLKQEFEDELL; the protein is encoded by the coding sequence ATGATCAACACGGCAAGGGGCGATCGGGTGGATATGGCTCCCGTCACGATCGCCATCATTGGTGCGGGCGTTTGGGGAGCGGCCTTGGCCCGGCTGGCGCGGCAAAATCCCCAGGCGATCGTGCGGCTGTGGTCGCGGCGAAGTCCCGAGAGTCTGGCGGAGGCGATCGGGGGAGCCAACTTTGTCCTGTCGGCGGTGTCGATGAAGGGGGTAAGCGACTCGATCGCCCGGTTAGCGGCCACGGAGATGCCCCCCTCCACGGTATTGATCACCGCCACCAAGGGGCTGGATGCCCAAAGCCACCAAACGCCTTCTCAGATGTGGCATTCGGCTTTTCCCCAGAACCCGATCGTGGTGTTGTCGGGGCCCAATCTCTCCCAGGAAATTGAACATGGGTTGCCGGCCGCGACGGTGGTGGCCAGCTATGACCAAGGGGCGGCCGAAGCAGCCCAGCGGCTTTTTGCCTCTAATGTGTTGCGGGTTTATGCCAACCTCGACCCGATCGGGACGGAATTGGGCGGAACCCTCAAGAACGTAATGGCGATCGCGGCGGGAGTTTGTGACGGTCTGCAATTGGGAACCAACGCCAAGGCGGCCCTCCTGACCCGGGCCCTACCAGAAATGATTCGGATTGGCACGCATTTGGGAGCCCAAGCGGAAACATTCTTTGGGCTGGCGGGTTTGGGCGACTTGCTGGCCACCTGCAACAGTGCGCTCTCGCGTAATTACCAGGTGGGCTATGGGCTGGCCCAAGGGAAACCCCTCGATCGCGTCCTGGCGGAAATTCACAGCACCGTGGAGGGGATCAACACCGTGGAAGTGTTGGTGGCCATTGCCCGCGAGCAACAAATTCCCGTCCCGATCGCCCGTCAAGTCCATCGCCTGCTGCATGGCCAAATCACGCCACAGCAGGCCGTGCGCGCCTTGATCGATCGCGACCTCAAGCAAGAATTTGAAGACGAGCTACTCTGA
- a CDS encoding tellurite resistance TerB family protein gives MGLLDSVFRKATPDGTITLSSPEAFAAILVIAMAADGYATDEEVRTLRDSLYRMQLFKRFDEEHMAKMIDKLLGIMQSRGPDALFQGAQVALPEDLRETAYAVAADMTLTDGTLDASEQEFLTELASALAISPQTAELLITAMTIKNRG, from the coding sequence ATGGGCCTACTCGACAGCGTGTTTCGGAAAGCAACTCCCGACGGGACGATCACCCTGTCTTCGCCCGAGGCGTTTGCGGCGATTTTGGTGATTGCCATGGCCGCCGACGGTTACGCCACCGATGAAGAAGTGCGCACCCTTCGCGACAGTCTCTATCGAATGCAACTGTTCAAGCGCTTTGACGAAGAGCACATGGCCAAAATGATCGACAAACTCTTGGGCATCATGCAATCCCGAGGGCCCGATGCACTGTTTCAAGGGGCCCAAGTGGCCTTGCCCGAAGACCTGCGCGAAACCGCCTACGCCGTGGCCGCCGACATGACCCTCACCGACGGAACCTTGGACGCTTCCGAGCAAGAATTTCTCACGGAACTGGCCAGCGCCCTCGCCATTTCCCCCCAAACCGCTGAGTTGTTGATCACCGCCATGACCATCAAAAATCGCGGCTAA
- a CDS encoding alpha-ketoacid dehydrogenase subunit beta, translating into MAETIFFNALREATDEEMARDPRVLVMGEDVGHYGGSYKVTKDLYKKYGDLRLLDTPIAENSFTGMAVGAAMTGLRPIVEGMNMGFLLLAFNQISNNAGMLRYTSGGNFTIPMVIRGPGGVGRQLGAEHSQRLEAYFQAVPGLKIVACSTPYNAKGLLKSAIRDNNPVLFFEHVLLYNLKEDLPDEEYLLPLDKAEMVRSGEDITIVTYSRMRHHVMQAVKTLEKEGIDPEVIDLISLKPLDMATIAASVRKTHRVLIVEECMKTGGIAAELTAQIIEQCFDDLDAPPVRLSSQDIPTPYNGMLENLTIVQPAQIVEATKKLLDNRI; encoded by the coding sequence ATGGCAGAAACGATTTTCTTCAACGCCCTTCGTGAAGCAACCGACGAAGAAATGGCCCGTGACCCTCGGGTGTTGGTGATGGGAGAAGATGTGGGTCACTATGGCGGCTCCTACAAGGTCACCAAGGATTTGTATAAGAAATACGGCGATCTGCGGCTGCTGGACACTCCGATCGCGGAAAACAGCTTTACGGGAATGGCTGTGGGTGCGGCCATGACGGGTCTTCGCCCGATCGTGGAAGGCATGAACATGGGCTTCTTGTTGCTGGCCTTTAACCAAATTTCCAACAACGCTGGGATGCTGCGCTACACCTCCGGCGGTAATTTCACGATTCCGATGGTGATCCGGGGCCCCGGCGGGGTGGGTCGCCAGTTGGGGGCAGAACATTCCCAGCGCCTAGAGGCCTATTTCCAGGCGGTTCCGGGGTTGAAGATTGTGGCTTGCTCCACGCCCTACAACGCTAAGGGTCTGTTGAAGTCGGCAATTCGTGACAACAACCCGGTGCTGTTCTTTGAGCATGTGCTGCTCTACAACCTGAAGGAAGATCTGCCGGACGAAGAATATCTGTTGCCGCTGGACAAGGCGGAAATGGTGCGATCGGGCGAAGACATCACGATCGTCACCTACTCCCGGATGCGCCACCACGTGATGCAGGCGGTGAAAACCCTGGAGAAGGAAGGGATCGATCCGGAAGTGATTGACCTGATTTCCCTGAAGCCGTTGGATATGGCCACGATCGCCGCTTCGGTGCGCAAGACCCATCGGGTGCTGATTGTGGAGGAATGCATGAAGACGGGCGGCATTGCGGCAGAATTGACGGCCCAAATCATTGAACAATGCTTTGATGATTTGGATGCGCCGCCGGTACGGTTGTCTTCGCAGGATATTCCCACGCCCTATAACGGGATGTTGGAGAATCTGACGATCGTGCAGCCGGCCCAAATTGTGGAAGCCACGAAGAAACTGTTGGACAACCGCATTTAG